The genomic stretch CTGTCGGTACCAGTTCGTCCGCCACTGGTGGCTTGTCATTCGCCGGAGGCTGGTCGGCCGTCGCCAGCGGGGACAGTGCCGTCGCCTTAGGCAAGTCGGCCAACGCGGCAGGGCTGAACTCGACCGCGCTCGGCTCGAGCACCAATGCCTCGGCCGATTTCTCATTGGCGCTGGGTAACCAGGCCGTGTCGAGCGGTATCGGCTCGGTCGCGGCCGGCTCGGGATCCCAGGCCACTGGCGTGTCCGCCACCGCAGTCGGCAACAACGCCGCGGCGACCGCCGCCAGCGCAACCGCGCTGGGACTGGGCGCCACCGCGAGCGGTGTGAACGCCAGCGCGATCGGCAAGCAGGCCAATGCGAGCGCGCAGAGCGCCATCGCCATGGGCGATACATCAGTTGCGAGTGGCACCGCCAGCACGGCGGTTGGCAACACGGCCGCTGCCAGCGGCGCAAACGCCTCCTCGTTCGGGTCCGGCGCGAAAGCGACAGGAGACAATTCCCTTGCCGCCGGCGTCAGCGCCAATGCCGGCGGAATTGGCAGTACGGCACTCGGTATCGGGGCCAATGCGTCGGCGACGAGCGCCATCGCCGTCGGCAACAATGCCAAGGCCAGTTCCGCGGAAGCAGTCGCCATGGGCACCAATGCGGTGGCGACCGGCGGCAAGGCCGTCTCCATCGGTTCCGGCAACACCGCCTATGGCGACGGCGCGGTCTCGATCGGCGATCCGAGCTTTGCCAGCGGCACCGGCGCCTTCACCGGCGGCGCCAACAACATCGCCAACAGCGACGGTACGGCAACCGCCACCGCCGCCAACCAGGCGGCGGGCGCCGTCGCCATCGGCAACAACAACAAGGCCATCGGACAGGGCTCCGTGGCGCTGGGCAATGGCACCACGGCAGGTGCCGCCGGCCTTGCGGGCAATGTCGCGCTCGGCGATGGCGCCACCGCGGCGGCGAGTTCCGGCGACGTGGCGCTTGGCTCTGGCTCGGTGACCACGGCGGCGGTCGGCACCAGCGGCACGACCATCGGCGGCACGGCCTACAGCTTCGCCGGCACGACGCCGACCAGCACCGTCAGCGTCGGTAGCGGGACCAATCAGCGCACCATCACCAATGTTGCGGCAGGACGAATCGCGGGCAATTCGACCGATGCGATCAACGGCTCACAGCTGTTTGCGACCAATCAGGCATTGCAGTCGGCCATCGCCGGGGCGGCGTCGCATTATGTCAGCATCAATGATGGCGGCACGGCGACCGGGAACTATGGCAACAATGGCGCGACGGGCGCCCAGTCTGTGGCCATTGGCACCAATGCCGGCGCGACGGGCGGCCGCGCGATTGCGTCCGGCAGCGGCGCGAAAGCCCTGGGCGACTTCGCGTCGGCTTATGGCGATAATGCCAGCGCGACCACTGCGGGTACCGCCATCGGCGGAGGCACCAACGCCTCCAACCAGTTCGCCTTCGCCGGGGGGTTCCAATCCACGGCGTCCGGGGTTTCGTCCGCGGCATTGGGCCTGCACGCTAATGCGACCGCCGACAACGCGATCGCCATAGGCACGAGCACGACTGCCAACGCCGTCGATGCCGTCGCCATTGGCGATAGCTCGACCGCGACCGGCGCCACCTCGACGGCTCTCGGCAGCGGTGCCAGCGCGTCGGGTGGACGGGCGATTGCGTCCGGCAGCGGGGCAAAAGCGCTGGGCAACTTCGCGTCGGCTTTTGGCGATAATGCCAGCGCGACCATCGGGGGTACCGCCATAGGTGGAGGCACCAACGCCTCCAACCAGTTCGCCTTCGCCGGGGGGTTCCAATCCACGGCATCCGGGGTGTCATCCACGGCATTGGGTCTGCACGCCAATGCCAGCGCCGACAACGCGATCGCCATGGGCACGGACACGATCGCCAATTCCGCCGATGCCATTGCCATCGGCCATGGCTCGACCGCGGCCGGCGGCAAGGCAACCGCGATCGGCGCCGGCAACACCGCTTTCGGGGACGGCGCCGTCTCGATCGGCGATCCCAGCTACGCCAGCGGCACCGGCGCCTTCACCGGCGGCGCCAACAACATCGCCAACAGCGACGGCACGGCGACCGCCACCGCCGCCAACCAGGCCGCAGGCGCCGTCGCCATCGGCAACAACAACAAGGCGATCGGGCAAGGTTCCGTGGCGCTGGGCAACGGCACCACGGCGGGCGCCGCCGGCCTCGCGGGCAATGTCGCGCTGGGCAATGGCGCCACCGCGGCGGCGAGCTCCGGCGACGTGGCGCTCGGCTCGGGCTCGGTGACCACTGCGGCCGTCGGCACGGCCAATGCCGTCATCAACGGCACAACCTACGCCTTCCAAGGCACCACGCCGACCTCGACGGTCAGCATCGGCGCCCCCGGCGCGGAACGCACGCTCACCAATCTGGCGGCGGGGCGGATCAGCTTGACGTCGACGGACGCGGTCAACGGCTCGCAGCTCTTCGCCACCAACCAGGCGGTCGACGCCATCGGCGCCGTCGTCAACAACATCAATGTCGGCGGCGGCATCAAGTATTTCCATGCCAACTCGGCCTTGCCGGATTCCCAGGCGCTTGGAACGAATTCCGTCGCGGTCGGACCCAACGCCGTGGCCAACAATGCCGGCGATGTAGCGATCGGCCTGAATTCCGCATCAGGGACCACCACGGCGGTTGGCGGCGCGACGATCGGCGGCGTGAACTACACCTTCGCCGGCACCACGCCGGCCGGCGCGTTCTCGGTCGGGTCGGCTGGCGCCGAGCGCCAGATCCAGAACGTCGCGGCCGGACAGTTGAATGGCGGCTCGACCGACGCGGTCAACGGCTCGCAGCTGTTCGCCACCAACCAGCAGGTGACGCAGAACACGACCGATATTGCCAACATCGGCAGTGGCGTCACCAATCTTGGCAACACCATCAACAACATCGCCGGCGACACCTCGACCGCCTATACCGACGCCAACGGCATAGGCATCCGCTACGCCCGCACCAACGAGGCCGGGCTGGCGCAAACCGATTCCTTCGCGCAAGGGGTAGGCTCCACTGCCGTCGGCTACCAGGCGACCGCGACCGGCGTCAGCGGGCTGGCGCTCGGCCGCGGCACACTGGCCAGCGTCGACGGCAGTGTGGCGCTTGGTTCGGGTTCCGTGTCCGACCGGGCCGTGGCGCCGGCCACCGGCCAGATCGCGGCCGGTCCTTCCAACTTCATCCAGTACAACACCACCGACAAGACGCTGCTCGGCGCGGTGTCGGTCGGCACCGCCACGTCCTACAGGCAGATCACCAATGTCGCCGACGGCACGCAGGCGCAGGACGCGGTGACGGTTCGCCAGCTGCAGGGAGCGATCGCCTCGGTCTCGGTGACGTCGACCAAATATTTCCATGCCAATTCGGCGGCCGGCGACTCGCTCGCGGTGGGCGCCGAGTCGGTCGCGGTCGGCCCGACGACGGTCGTCAACGGTGACAATGGCATCGGCATCGGCAACGGCGCCATTGTCGACCAGACCGCGCCCGGCGGAACGGCCATCGGCCAGAACGCCCACGTCATGCTGGCCGACGGCCTGGCGCTCGGCACCAATTCGCTGGCGTCCGGCATCCAGTCGGTGGCGCTCGGCGCCGGCGCCCAAAGCACCTTCATCAACAGCGTGGCGCTGGGCGCTCAGTCCATCACCTCGGTCGGCGCCCAGGCCGGCTACACGGCCTTTGGCCTGACGGGCCCACAGACCTCGGTCGGCGAGGTGTCGATCGGCGGCGCAGGAGCCGAACGCAAGCTCACCAACGTCGCGGCCGGCTCGGCCAATACCGACGCCGTCAACGTCTCGCAGCTCAAGGGCGTGTCGCAAAACGTCGCCAACCTGTTCGGCGGCGGCACCACGGTCAATCCCGATGGGTCGATCACCGGCCCGACCTACACCATCCAGGGCAACAACTATTCGACCGTCTATGACGGGTTCACGGCCGTCAACAACGCGCTGACCAACATCAGCAATGGCGGCGGCATCAAGTATTTCCACGCCAATTCGACGCTGGCCGACTCCACCGCCAGCGGCACCGACAGCGTGGCGATCGGGCCGGCCAGCGTGGCCAGCGGCACCAACAGCCTTGCCGCCGGCAATGGCTCGACAGCCACGGGCCAAGGCGCGGTGGCGCTTGGCCAGGGCGCCAAGGCCAACAACGCCAATGATGTGGCGCTGGGTTCGGGCGCGTCGACGCAGGCCGCGGTCGGCACCTCCAGCACCGTCATCAACGGCAAGACCTACACCTTCGCCGGCACCACCCCGATCGGCACCGTCAGCGTCGGCAGTGCCGGCGCCGAGCGCACAATCACCAATGTCGCCGCCGGACAGATCAACGCCGGCAGCACCGATGCGATAAACGGCTCGCAGCTCTACGCCACCAACACGGCGATCCAGGATTTGAAATCGGGCCTCGGATCGCTCACCCAGAATGCCGTCGTCTATGACACCAATCCGGACGGCAGCAAGAAGAACAGCATCACGCTGCAGGGCGGCGACGTCAACGCGCCGGTGGTCATCTCCAATGTCGGCCCCGGTGTTGCCGGCACCGACGCGGTCAACGTCAACCAGCTGAACCAGGGCCTGACCAACGCCATCAGCACGTCCAACACCTACACCGACAAGGTGGCGGCCACGACGTTGCAGCAGGCCAACAACTATACCGACCAGAAGCTCAGCCAGCTCAATAGCGACATCGACGGCATACGCGACGAAGCCCGCCAGGCGGCGGCGATCGGCCTGGCCGCAGCCTCGCTGCGCTATGACGACCGTCCCGGCAAGCTGAGCGTCGCGGCGGGCGGCGGCTTCTGGCGGGATTCGAGCGCCTTGGCCTTCGGCGCGGGCTACACGAGCGAGGACGGCCGCATCCGCGGCAACGTGTCGGGCACGGCCGCCGGCGGTCATGTCGGCGTCGGCGCCGGTATCAGCTTCACCTTGAACTGAGGCTGGAATGAAAGGACTTGCCGCACTGACTTGCCTGGTGCTCTGCGGCGGCCTCGTGCCGGCCGCGGGGCAGGTGGCGTCGCCGTATCGGATCAAGCCTTCGGATGTGGTGCTGCCGCCCGACGTGAAGCTGGGAACCTATCAGCGCACGATCCGTCCGTTCGAAAACTGGACGCTGATCTGCGACGAGAACCTCAAGGCCCGCAAGAAAGTCTGCAATGTCTCGCAGGTGATCGAGGATACCTCGGGCAAGATGGCATTCAGCTGGTCGCTCGCCGCCACGCAGGACGGCAAGCCCTACATGATCGTCCGCACCGCGCCGAACGCCAGGAGCGACGGCCTGGTGTCGCTGAAGTTCGACGGGCGGGACCAGGCGATCGACGTCCACCTGAACGGCTGCAATGACGTGGTCTGCGTCGGCATGCTGCCGGTCGGCCCCGTCATGCGCCAGCAGATCGCGCAGAACGCGACGCCGGCGATTTCCTATCCGACCGTCGACGGCCAGACGATCACCGTGACAGCAGCAACACTCAAGGGGCTGACGGCAGCCCTTTCGCCACTCAAATGACCGGGGCAGCACAATGAGCCAACAGGACCAGTTCACGTCCGTAAAACGCAGCAGCCCGGCCGTCGAGGCGGATCGGCAGAGGCTTGTCGAACCGCCACGGCGGCGATGGCCGCGCGTCGTCG from Mesorhizobium sp. 113-3-3 encodes the following:
- a CDS encoding calcium-binding protein, translating into MTDNHISSGSFVQLRTAHFARHWIAGAEHGSRALRRRLMAVLRMAHRVLGMRRKGSGLGMLGIGRALAGALAVIALGGIATPASAQVFGGGGTANGIRGIAFGSGAVQNGADSIAEGTNASAGAQNAVAIGFGSIASQINSIYLGSRTVAGTGANATSAIGIGTDVTASQADAIAVGRSSVASAQYAVALGLNAKATGAGGAMALGQGTIASNINSVALGVQASATGGGANALGTFSVASGGNSTAVGTSSSATGGLSFAGGWSAVASGDSAVALGKSANAAGLNSTALGSSTNASADFSLALGNQAVSSGIGSVAAGSGSQATGVSATAVGNNAAATAASATALGLGATASGVNASAIGKQANASAQSAIAMGDTSVASGTASTAVGNTAAASGANASSFGSGAKATGDNSLAAGVSANAGGIGSTALGIGANASATSAIAVGNNAKASSAEAVAMGTNAVATGGKAVSIGSGNTAYGDGAVSIGDPSFASGTGAFTGGANNIANSDGTATATAANQAAGAVAIGNNNKAIGQGSVALGNGTTAGAAGLAGNVALGDGATAAASSGDVALGSGSVTTAAVGTSGTTIGGTAYSFAGTTPTSTVSVGSGTNQRTITNVAAGRIAGNSTDAINGSQLFATNQALQSAIAGAASHYVSINDGGTATGNYGNNGATGAQSVAIGTNAGATGGRAIASGSGAKALGDFASAYGDNASATTAGTAIGGGTNASNQFAFAGGFQSTASGVSSAALGLHANATADNAIAIGTSTTANAVDAVAIGDSSTATGATSTALGSGASASGGRAIASGSGAKALGNFASAFGDNASATIGGTAIGGGTNASNQFAFAGGFQSTASGVSSTALGLHANASADNAIAMGTDTIANSADAIAIGHGSTAAGGKATAIGAGNTAFGDGAVSIGDPSYASGTGAFTGGANNIANSDGTATATAANQAAGAVAIGNNNKAIGQGSVALGNGTTAGAAGLAGNVALGNGATAAASSGDVALGSGSVTTAAVGTANAVINGTTYAFQGTTPTSTVSIGAPGAERTLTNLAAGRISLTSTDAVNGSQLFATNQAVDAIGAVVNNINVGGGIKYFHANSALPDSQALGTNSVAVGPNAVANNAGDVAIGLNSASGTTTAVGGATIGGVNYTFAGTTPAGAFSVGSAGAERQIQNVAAGQLNGGSTDAVNGSQLFATNQQVTQNTTDIANIGSGVTNLGNTINNIAGDTSTAYTDANGIGIRYARTNEAGLAQTDSFAQGVGSTAVGYQATATGVSGLALGRGTLASVDGSVALGSGSVSDRAVAPATGQIAAGPSNFIQYNTTDKTLLGAVSVGTATSYRQITNVADGTQAQDAVTVRQLQGAIASVSVTSTKYFHANSAAGDSLAVGAESVAVGPTTVVNGDNGIGIGNGAIVDQTAPGGTAIGQNAHVMLADGLALGTNSLASGIQSVALGAGAQSTFINSVALGAQSITSVGAQAGYTAFGLTGPQTSVGEVSIGGAGAERKLTNVAAGSANTDAVNVSQLKGVSQNVANLFGGGTTVNPDGSITGPTYTIQGNNYSTVYDGFTAVNNALTNISNGGGIKYFHANSTLADSTASGTDSVAIGPASVASGTNSLAAGNGSTATGQGAVALGQGAKANNANDVALGSGASTQAAVGTSSTVINGKTYTFAGTTPIGTVSVGSAGAERTITNVAAGQINAGSTDAINGSQLYATNTAIQDLKSGLGSLTQNAVVYDTNPDGSKKNSITLQGGDVNAPVVISNVGPGVAGTDAVNVNQLNQGLTNAISTSNTYTDKVAATTLQQANNYTDQKLSQLNSDIDGIRDEARQAAAIGLAAASLRYDDRPGKLSVAAGGGFWRDSSALAFGAGYTSEDGRIRGNVSGTAAGGHVGVGAGISFTLN
- a CDS encoding invasion associated locus B family protein, whose protein sequence is MKGLAALTCLVLCGGLVPAAGQVASPYRIKPSDVVLPPDVKLGTYQRTIRPFENWTLICDENLKARKKVCNVSQVIEDTSGKMAFSWSLAATQDGKPYMIVRTAPNARSDGLVSLKFDGRDQAIDVHLNGCNDVVCVGMLPVGPVMRQQIAQNATPAISYPTVDGQTITVTAATLKGLTAALSPLK